One region of Chryseobacterium sp. C-71 genomic DNA includes:
- a CDS encoding YceI family protein, giving the protein MKKISVIALAGMGLLLASCGDKKTETATAGQEQTVAEKKGDVLAVDVAASKVNWKAFHKGGMAPRWGTLAITSGELSVADNQLASGEFVIDMKSIKVDPASVTEKDKKSTDLEGHLKNEDFFNVEKFPTADFKITKVEDLATPGADAVAGANKTVSGNLTLLGKTMNVTFPAKVDVVDKSANIAAKFTVNRADWGIKFGTSEADPAEWMISKDIEIDIDVKAAKK; this is encoded by the coding sequence ATGAAAAAAATCAGTGTAATCGCTTTAGCAGGTATGGGTCTTTTATTGGCTTCTTGTGGAGACAAAAAAACAGAAACTGCAACTGCAGGTCAAGAGCAAACTGTTGCTGAAAAGAAAGGTGATGTTTTAGCAGTTGATGTTGCGGCATCTAAAGTAAACTGGAAAGCTTTCCACAAAGGAGGTATGGCACCACGTTGGGGAACTCTTGCGATCACGTCAGGCGAATTATCTGTTGCTGATAACCAATTGGCTTCTGGAGAATTCGTAATTGATATGAAATCAATCAAAGTAGATCCGGCTTCTGTTACTGAGAAAGATAAAAAATCTACAGATCTTGAAGGTCACTTGAAGAATGAAGATTTCTTCAATGTTGAAAAATTTCCGACTGCTGATTTTAAAATCACTAAAGTTGAAGATTTGGCAACACCTGGAGCAGACGCTGTAGCAGGAGCTAACAAAACCGTAAGCGGAAACCTTACTTTGTTGGGTAAAACAATGAATGTTACTTTCCCTGCTAAAGTAGATGTAGTAGATAAATCAGCAAATATTGCGGCTAAATTTACAGTAAACCGTGCAGACTGGGGAATCAAATTCGGAACTTCTGAAGCAGATCCTGCAGAATGGATGATCAGCAAAGACATCGAAATTGATATTGATGTGAAAGCTGCAAAAAAATAG
- a CDS encoding DUF4268 domain-containing protein: protein MFSKQEAQQLKKEFWTAFGKSFPRKWILYDTKVKDFSFKFNADNKKAEVSLDIEMKDEVYRDAYYNKIWSLEDILKDFIADFHKEEFYTLENGKVISRIWVEKEGVSVFNKNSWQQIFEFFVEKMDGFERFYYEYEDFIKDV from the coding sequence ATGTTTAGTAAACAAGAAGCACAGCAATTAAAAAAAGAATTTTGGACGGCATTTGGAAAGTCGTTTCCCAGAAAATGGATTTTGTATGATACAAAAGTGAAAGATTTCTCATTTAAATTTAATGCTGACAACAAAAAAGCAGAAGTTTCTTTAGATATCGAAATGAAAGATGAAGTCTACCGAGATGCCTATTATAATAAGATTTGGTCACTTGAAGATATTCTTAAAGATTTCATTGCCGATTTTCACAAAGAAGAATTCTATACTTTGGAAAACGGAAAAGTCATCAGCAGAATCTGGGTTGAAAAAGAAGGAGTTTCGGTTTTTAATAAAAATTCCTGGCAGCAGATTTTCGAGTTTTTTGTGGAGAAAATGGATGGTTTTGAAAGGTTTTATTACGAGTATGAGGATTTTATAAAAGATGTTTAG
- a CDS encoding Rrf2 family transcriptional regulator: MLSKKSQYAFKALSYLVEKRNEGPVLISEIAEYKKIPLKFLENILLELKKSEILDSKKGKGGGYFLKESPEKVNLAKIIRLVNGPIAMLPCVSLNFYEKCENCNEDHCSLHDVLIEVRDASLKILEEKTLLDLID, translated from the coding sequence ATGTTGTCAAAAAAATCTCAATATGCTTTTAAGGCACTTTCATATCTTGTAGAAAAAAGAAATGAAGGTCCGGTTCTGATTTCCGAAATTGCGGAATACAAAAAAATTCCTTTAAAATTCCTTGAAAATATTTTATTAGAGCTGAAAAAATCTGAGATTCTCGACAGTAAAAAAGGCAAAGGCGGTGGCTATTTCCTCAAAGAAAGTCCAGAAAAAGTAAATTTAGCAAAGATCATCCGTCTTGTGAATGGTCCCATTGCGATGCTTCCCTGTGTGAGTCTCAATTTTTACGAAAAATGTGAGAACTGCAACGAAGATCACTGCAGTCTGCACGATGTTTTGATAGAAGTGCGTGATGCTTCGTTAAAAATTTTGGAAGAAAAAACACTTTTAGATTTAATTGATTAA
- a CDS encoding phosphoadenylyl-sulfate reductase yields MFSKEDIETLQQLTLEDGLQFISSKISEGIVFSTSLGQEDQVITDAIFKNNLPIKIFTLDTGRLFYEHYDLLSKNNSRYQKKTEVYFPEASDVENYVNSKGINAFYHSVENRKECCFIRKVKPLNRALENAKVWITGLRAEQSENRENMSVLEWDEERNLYKYNPLINWAYQDVLNYLEQNKVQELSLHKKGFISVGCQPCTRAIEEGENPRAGRWWWESSQKECGLHT; encoded by the coding sequence ATGTTTTCAAAAGAGGATATCGAGACTTTACAACAACTTACTTTGGAAGATGGATTACAATTCATTTCATCAAAGATTTCAGAAGGAATTGTTTTCTCCACGTCGCTTGGTCAGGAAGATCAGGTAATTACAGACGCTATTTTCAAAAATAATTTACCGATAAAAATTTTTACTTTAGATACCGGAAGGCTCTTCTATGAGCATTACGATTTGCTTTCAAAAAACAATTCACGCTATCAAAAAAAAACTGAAGTATACTTTCCGGAAGCTTCTGATGTAGAAAATTATGTGAATTCAAAAGGGATCAATGCATTTTATCACTCAGTAGAAAACAGAAAAGAATGCTGTTTTATACGAAAAGTAAAACCTTTGAATCGCGCTTTGGAAAATGCCAAAGTCTGGATTACCGGACTTCGTGCAGAACAATCTGAAAACCGTGAAAATATGTCGGTTCTGGAGTGGGATGAGGAAAGAAATCTGTACAAATACAATCCATTAATCAACTGGGCGTATCAGGATGTTTTAAATTATTTAGAACAAAATAAAGTTCAGGAATTGTCTCTTCATAAAAAAGGCTTTATCAGTGTAGGCTGTCAACCTTGTACAAGAGCTATCGAAGAAGGCGAAAACCCGCGAGCCGGACGCTGGTGGTGGGAAAGTTCACAAAAAGAATGCGGTCTGCATACATAG
- the cysD gene encoding sulfate adenylyltransferase subunit CysD encodes MSAYTLDYLEQLEAESIYIMREIAAQFEKPALLFSGGKDSITLVHLAKKAFAPMKIPFPLVHIDTGHNFPEALQFRDYLAENMGAELIVRKVEDTIKAKNLTEPKGKFASRNWLQTHTLLDTIEEFQFDACIGGARRDEEKARAKERFFSVRDEFGQWDPKLQRPELWNIYNGRINKGENVRVFPISNWTELDVWNYIKKENIQLPPIYFAHQRDVIEFDGQLIAVSDFIQIDENDTIVNKKVRYRTVGDMTCTAAVESSAETLDDVVREITASKISERGETRIDDKVTEAAMEDRKKGGYF; translated from the coding sequence ATGAGTGCATATACATTAGATTATCTCGAACAGCTGGAAGCAGAAAGCATTTACATCATGCGTGAAATTGCAGCTCAGTTTGAAAAACCGGCGTTACTTTTCAGTGGCGGAAAAGATTCTATTACTTTAGTTCATCTGGCAAAAAAGGCTTTTGCTCCTATGAAAATTCCTTTTCCGTTGGTTCATATTGATACCGGACACAATTTTCCGGAAGCTCTGCAGTTCAGAGATTATTTAGCAGAAAATATGGGTGCAGAATTGATTGTAAGAAAAGTGGAAGATACCATTAAAGCTAAAAATTTAACAGAACCAAAAGGAAAGTTTGCTTCAAGAAACTGGTTACAAACCCACACTTTATTAGATACCATAGAAGAGTTTCAGTTTGATGCATGTATTGGCGGAGCAAGAAGAGATGAGGAAAAGGCGAGAGCGAAAGAACGCTTTTTCTCTGTTCGTGACGAATTCGGACAATGGGATCCTAAACTTCAGCGTCCCGAATTGTGGAATATCTATAACGGAAGAATCAATAAAGGTGAAAATGTAAGAGTTTTCCCTATATCCAACTGGACGGAGCTTGATGTCTGGAATTATATTAAAAAAGAAAATATTCAGCTTCCGCCGATTTATTTTGCTCATCAACGGGATGTCATTGAGTTTGATGGGCAGTTAATAGCTGTTTCAGATTTTATCCAGATTGATGAAAATGATACCATTGTTAATAAAAAAGTGCGTTACAGAACGGTTGGTGATATGACCTGTACCGCTGCTGTAGAAAGTTCTGCCGAAACTTTGGATGATGTGGTGAGAGAAATCACTGCTTCTAAAATTTCTGAACGTGGTGAAACCCGAATCGATGATAAGGTAACGGAAGCCGCCATGGAAGACCGAAAGAAAGGAGGATATTTTTAA